In Symmachiella dynata, the following are encoded in one genomic region:
- a CDS encoding HEAT repeat domain-containing protein, translating into MNLRRKSHHLLTVSVGVLARCGVHSRSHAICLMMGVFFTTGCQNQPSDATPNESPKKQAPVSDRQPKEQDSPKINTDSPPDVSETISRDLKFVPDYALAVAVMRPTQMLEIPDVATFPGVDLQGGNPIKPSNVERCALVLLPDSGKYFDGRSGGNGLTLGFVVEMNVDAPQQKLVNQLSPGAERAKGKEDIYWPREVSYEQLSIAFPDKKTMVAAFGTVAMLEMLNLEKRPQQDSRLFKAYRQNDPQAQFAAAIDVDRLRHFYDLANTQLSDKSDFASNILLSLSHRTKTASLSWDISRPDGFSLQLDTDGDATVAKEQALQLLAATQTAVENTQQYLIDELGTGQQTEITEVTRSLSNMVEPLEPEMNEATAIVNSHKFPVANETLQRIAKLAAYQVAVLRKRAMRFQTSYAFAILGLQMHNYNDVYAKLPQNIVSDDGKLLLSWRVNLLPYLGEFGGSEEVKLYKKFHLDEPWDSPHNKPLSEQMPKIFRTRDSTPDANVTHLQAVTGPGTVFGEGIEKFEQITDGLPNTLAFIETQEPVIWTKPEDFEFDHDQPHNGLRPGEALGVLFNGQRVELKPETDDEMIRHIALFDDGGQFDVESIWWKRSGSHTVEPKQRKAGDPDLLLEVVQDGMRDEKRAALNRLTDYDLKLKRSDAKKVVDGLLPLVKTNDPNLRGWVLEVLAKWAKRGKLDWKQVEPLFDDPYEQNRWQVFKILGASGDPQVVPILLKGRPEDTRIRWNVIYERLGKVAVEGALPLLKSADEELRFKACIVIANEGDKSQVPQLRPLLEDDAERVRNMAKKAIERLENPEE; encoded by the coding sequence GTGAACCTCCGTCGCAAATCCCATCACCTCTTGACGGTCTCGGTCGGTGTATTGGCTCGTTGCGGAGTCCACTCTCGTTCTCACGCAATATGTCTCATGATGGGGGTTTTCTTCACTACCGGGTGCCAAAACCAGCCCAGTGACGCGACGCCTAATGAAAGTCCGAAAAAACAAGCTCCTGTTTCGGACCGCCAACCAAAAGAACAAGACTCCCCGAAGATAAATACAGACAGCCCACCCGATGTCTCCGAAACAATCTCGCGCGACCTGAAATTCGTCCCCGATTACGCGCTGGCTGTCGCCGTCATGCGGCCCACTCAGATGTTGGAAATACCTGACGTGGCCACTTTTCCCGGTGTTGACCTTCAGGGCGGCAACCCAATCAAGCCAAGCAATGTCGAACGATGCGCGCTAGTGCTCTTACCCGATAGCGGAAAATATTTTGACGGTCGTTCGGGGGGGAACGGGTTGACTCTCGGCTTTGTCGTCGAAATGAACGTTGACGCACCGCAACAGAAACTTGTCAATCAACTGAGTCCTGGAGCGGAACGTGCGAAAGGCAAGGAAGACATTTATTGGCCGCGAGAGGTCAGTTATGAGCAACTTTCCATCGCCTTCCCCGATAAGAAAACCATGGTTGCGGCGTTTGGAACAGTTGCAATGCTTGAAATGCTCAATCTGGAGAAACGGCCGCAACAAGACAGCCGCCTATTTAAGGCCTATCGCCAGAACGACCCACAAGCTCAATTTGCAGCAGCGATCGATGTCGATCGGCTGAGGCATTTTTACGATCTCGCCAACACGCAACTTAGCGACAAATCTGATTTCGCCTCCAACATTTTATTGAGTCTTTCGCATCGCACGAAGACGGCAAGTCTATCGTGGGATATCTCCCGCCCAGATGGTTTTTCGCTCCAACTGGATACCGATGGTGATGCAACAGTCGCGAAAGAACAGGCGTTGCAACTCCTCGCGGCGACACAGACTGCGGTCGAGAACACTCAACAGTATCTGATTGATGAATTAGGGACCGGCCAACAAACAGAGATTACCGAAGTGACACGTTCCCTATCCAACATGGTGGAACCCTTGGAGCCGGAAATGAACGAGGCCACTGCTATCGTCAACAGCCACAAATTCCCGGTGGCGAACGAGACCTTGCAGCGGATTGCTAAACTCGCAGCCTACCAGGTCGCTGTACTCCGCAAACGGGCAATGCGATTTCAGACATCCTATGCGTTCGCTATCCTCGGATTGCAGATGCACAATTACAATGATGTCTATGCAAAACTTCCACAAAACATTGTCTCAGACGATGGCAAATTGTTGTTAAGTTGGCGCGTTAACCTCCTGCCATATCTAGGAGAATTTGGCGGGTCTGAAGAAGTCAAGCTTTACAAGAAGTTTCACCTGGACGAACCATGGGACAGCCCGCACAACAAGCCATTGAGCGAGCAAATGCCCAAGATTTTTCGCACCCGCGATTCTACTCCAGACGCGAACGTCACCCATCTCCAGGCCGTGACGGGGCCGGGGACAGTGTTTGGGGAAGGTATTGAAAAGTTCGAGCAAATCACCGATGGACTGCCCAATACCTTGGCGTTCATTGAAACACAGGAACCCGTCATTTGGACCAAGCCGGAAGATTTCGAATTTGATCACGATCAGCCCCACAATGGTCTGAGACCGGGCGAAGCATTGGGAGTCCTGTTCAATGGGCAACGCGTGGAATTAAAACCGGAAACCGATGATGAAATGATTCGTCACATAGCTTTGTTTGATGATGGCGGACAATTCGATGTGGAAAGCATTTGGTGGAAACGCTCTGGATCACACACCGTCGAACCCAAACAACGCAAAGCTGGAGATCCCGATCTTTTATTGGAGGTCGTACAAGACGGCATGCGAGACGAAAAACGTGCTGCTTTGAACCGCCTGACAGACTATGATCTTAAATTAAAGCGAAGCGATGCAAAAAAAGTCGTCGACGGACTCTTGCCGCTCGTCAAAACAAACGACCCAAACCTCAGGGGGTGGGTTTTAGAAGTGTTGGCCAAGTGGGCTAAACGCGGCAAACTGGATTGGAAGCAGGTTGAACCGCTATTCGACGACCCCTACGAGCAAAATCGTTGGCAGGTCTTTAAAATTTTAGGGGCATCCGGCGATCCACAAGTGGTGCCAATTCTACTGAAGGGACGCCCTGAAGACACCAGAATTCGCTGGAATGTCATTTATGAACGGTTAGGCAAGGTTGCTGTTGAAGGCGCCTTGCCTTTGCTAAAGAGTGCTGACGAGGAGTTGCGTTTCAAGGCCTGCATCGTGATTGCTAATGAGGGCGATAAGTCGCAAGTTCCTCAATTGCGACCATTACTTGAGGATGATGCAGAACGCGTTCGCAATATGGCCAAAAAGGCAATCGAACGGTTAGAGAACCCGGAAGAATGA
- a CDS encoding class I SAM-dependent methyltransferase, whose amino-acid sequence MTTDYDPIAEQYQLSKQQPWRRYIESYGLLDLAGDLAGKAVVDLACGEGFYSRLLKHGGAQRVLGVDSSQGMIDLARKQEVEQQAGIEYQLSDVREMGHAGEFDLAVAAWLLNYASTTEQLEAMCQAVSGCLKPGGRFVTINSSPLIDWLTIPSYRKYGFEALFGNEMRPGAPITWKFYLENETFDIENYYLSQSAHEEALRGAGFSEINWRPLRVSAEGTAAYEAGYWDTFLTVQPVVFIECVKG is encoded by the coding sequence ATGACCACCGATTATGATCCGATTGCCGAGCAATACCAACTCTCCAAACAGCAACCTTGGCGGAGGTATATCGAGTCGTACGGCTTGCTCGACTTGGCGGGCGACTTAGCGGGCAAGGCGGTTGTTGACTTGGCTTGCGGGGAGGGGTTTTATTCGCGGTTGTTGAAACATGGCGGCGCGCAGCGGGTGCTGGGAGTCGATTCGTCGCAAGGCATGATCGACCTGGCCCGTAAGCAGGAAGTCGAGCAGCAGGCCGGGATCGAATACCAGTTGAGCGATGTTCGTGAAATGGGACATGCCGGCGAATTTGATCTGGCCGTGGCCGCTTGGCTGCTGAATTACGCGTCGACGACTGAGCAACTCGAGGCGATGTGCCAAGCCGTCTCCGGTTGCCTCAAACCGGGCGGACGGTTTGTCACGATCAATTCCAGCCCGCTGATCGATTGGCTGACAATCCCGTCCTATCGAAAGTACGGTTTCGAGGCATTGTTCGGCAACGAAATGCGTCCCGGCGCGCCGATCACGTGGAAGTTTTATCTAGAAAACGAAACGTTCGACATCGAAAATTATTACCTCTCGCAATCAGCGCACGAAGAGGCGCTGCGCGGCGCCGGATTTAGCGAAATCAATTGGCGCCCCTTGCGAGTCTCTGCGGAGGGAACAGCCGCCTACGAGGCGGGTTATTGGGACACGTTTTTGACGGTGCAGCCGGTGGTATTTATTGAGTGTGTGAAAGGGTGA
- a CDS encoding reverse transcriptase family protein, with the protein MTDVRAVARGLATVFLSGEWTRAGITQRVQTALEQRVKSRAVDLLVGRILRACGEQPPPPTLHKLTKLILSDPVFHKYIAEEDGYPRRLNLAHLPPPVMAPAPAIPSDWQLPTILTPGALADWLGLSSPELEWFADCHGRERQRAREALRHYRYRWIPKRTGGRRLLEIPKQRLKDLQRTILQWILGRIEPHAAAHAFRRGRSIASFAQPHSAKRVVLRIDLRHFFPSVQPSRIKSLFRTVGYPEAVARLLCGLCTNSVPDDILGVAEQQFATNERQPVERLYAAAHLPQGAPTSPALANLAARRLDGRLSGLATAVGGDYTRYADDLVFSGGRALERCLPRFRTLLLAIVLDEGFSIRHRKTAVMPAGGRQQVAGIVVNEHPNLNRKEFDRLKAILYNCAHHGPRSQLTGCLPQPNEPPTEATLEQLRSHLTGKVAFVRMINPAKGERLSKLLREIDWVG; encoded by the coding sequence ATGACTGATGTTCGTGCGGTAGCCCGTGGATTGGCGACGGTGTTTCTCTCGGGCGAATGGACGCGGGCCGGCATCACGCAGCGCGTGCAGACCGCTCTCGAACAACGCGTCAAATCGCGGGCGGTCGATCTGCTGGTCGGCCGCATTCTTCGCGCCTGTGGCGAGCAACCGCCGCCGCCGACACTGCACAAGCTCACCAAACTGATCCTCAGCGACCCCGTTTTTCACAAATACATCGCCGAAGAGGACGGCTATCCCAGACGGCTGAACCTGGCCCACTTGCCACCGCCGGTAATGGCACCCGCGCCGGCGATTCCCAGCGACTGGCAACTGCCGACGATTCTCACGCCGGGAGCATTGGCCGATTGGTTGGGGCTTTCGTCGCCGGAACTTGAATGGTTTGCCGATTGCCATGGCCGGGAACGGCAGCGAGCGCGCGAGGCCTTGCGGCATTACCGTTATCGTTGGATTCCCAAGCGGACCGGCGGGCGACGATTGTTGGAGATTCCCAAGCAACGACTCAAAGACCTGCAACGCACGATTCTGCAGTGGATTCTGGGCCGCATCGAGCCGCACGCCGCCGCACACGCATTCCGCCGGGGGCGTTCGATTGCCTCATTTGCCCAGCCGCACAGTGCAAAGCGAGTCGTATTGCGGATCGACCTACGACACTTCTTTCCGTCGGTACAACCATCGCGGATTAAGAGTCTGTTTCGGACCGTGGGTTATCCCGAAGCGGTCGCCCGGCTGTTGTGCGGGCTGTGTACGAATTCGGTGCCGGACGACATCCTGGGCGTGGCTGAACAACAATTCGCCACCAATGAGCGCCAACCTGTCGAGCGACTTTACGCGGCGGCGCATCTTCCACAAGGCGCGCCGACGTCGCCCGCATTGGCCAATCTAGCAGCTAGGCGGTTGGATGGCCGTTTGTCCGGTCTGGCGACCGCCGTCGGTGGCGACTACACACGCTATGCCGACGACCTTGTCTTTTCCGGGGGACGCGCGTTGGAACGCTGCCTCCCACGATTCCGCACATTGCTGTTGGCGATCGTACTCGACGAAGGCTTTAGCATCCGCCACCGCAAAACCGCAGTCATGCCCGCCGGCGGACGCCAACAGGTCGCCGGGATTGTGGTCAATGAACACCCCAATCTCAACCGCAAAGAATTCGACCGCCTCAAAGCGATACTATACAACTGCGCCCACCACGGCCCCCGCTCCCAACTCACCGGGTGCCTCCCACAACCCAACGAACCCCCGACAGAAGCGACGCTCGAACAATTACGAAGTCACCTAACGGGCAAGGTCGCGTTTGTGCGGATGATCAACCCGGCCAAGGGGGAGCGGTTGTCTAAGTTATTGCGGGAGATTGATTGGGTAGGGTAG
- a CDS encoding ribonuclease H-like domain-containing protein produces the protein MKRNYLAFDIETAKILPKDVHDLKAHRPLGIACAATLSSLDDQPRLWHSKSDEDTPADRMSREDAGDLVRFLTESTKNGLTVLTWNGLNFDFDILAEESGMFDECKQLAIGHVDMMYHAFCQLGYPIGLDPAARGMGLSGKSSSVPQNLSPQFWADRKFNEVFDYVSQDVRTTLELARACEKKRVFRWVTRKGSVRDMRFASGWMNVESAMSLPEPDTSWMDNPKPRSKFMDWM, from the coding sequence ATGAAACGTAATTATCTCGCATTCGATATTGAAACGGCCAAGATTCTCCCCAAGGATGTTCATGATCTGAAGGCTCATCGGCCGTTGGGAATTGCGTGCGCAGCGACGTTATCCAGCTTGGATGACCAACCCCGGCTCTGGCACAGCAAGTCAGATGAAGATACTCCCGCCGATCGGATGAGCCGAGAGGACGCTGGTGACTTGGTTCGTTTTCTCACAGAATCAACGAAAAATGGACTGACTGTCCTGACATGGAACGGTCTGAATTTTGATTTTGACATTCTCGCCGAAGAATCGGGAATGTTCGATGAATGCAAACAGCTCGCAATTGGGCACGTGGATATGATGTATCATGCCTTCTGCCAACTTGGGTACCCCATTGGTCTCGATCCCGCTGCGCGAGGTATGGGCTTGTCTGGAAAATCGTCATCCGTTCCTCAAAACCTGTCTCCACAGTTTTGGGCTGATAGAAAATTCAATGAGGTTTTCGACTACGTGTCACAGGATGTACGAACGACCTTGGAACTTGCTCGAGCGTGCGAAAAAAAACGCGTATTTCGATGGGTAACCCGAAAGGGAAGTGTACGTGATATGCGATTCGCTTCTGGATGGATGAATGTTGAATCCGCGATGAGTCTACCCGAACCGGATACCTCTTGGATGGACAATCCCAAACCACGATCCAAGTTCATGGATTGGATGTAG
- a CDS encoding class I SAM-dependent methyltransferase: MSTEEHTEQHPEQQDKQKDWDQRYRNDDTPWDSGLPSAELRRVLAEQNIAPCRVLEIGCGTGSSAIYLAGQGFTVTAIDISPTAIETARARATEAGVEVNIVVTHIGGYESPAEPFDFIFDRGAFHCIRKVYLQGLLVLLKRVTHPGTRYLTLTGNSDELSTDNMPRLRAADLCSDLEELFKIDQLRAFYFEDAPDLRGPLGWSCLMTRRGG; the protein is encoded by the coding sequence ATGAGTACAGAAGAACACACAGAGCAACATCCAGAGCAGCAAGACAAGCAAAAAGATTGGGACCAGCGGTATCGCAACGACGACACGCCCTGGGACAGCGGCCTCCCCTCGGCCGAATTGCGCCGCGTGCTGGCCGAACAAAACATCGCCCCCTGCCGCGTGTTGGAAATCGGTTGCGGCACCGGCAGCAGCGCCATTTATTTAGCCGGCCAAGGCTTCACCGTCACAGCGATCGACATCTCACCCACCGCCATCGAAACGGCTCGCGCGCGTGCTACGGAGGCCGGTGTCGAGGTGAATATTGTGGTCACGCACATCGGCGGTTACGAATCTCCCGCCGAGCCGTTCGATTTCATTTTCGACCGCGGCGCGTTCCACTGCATCCGCAAGGTCTATTTGCAGGGCCTGCTGGTCCTCCTCAAGCGCGTCACCCACCCCGGCACGCGGTACTTAACACTGACCGGCAACAGCGACGAACTCAGCACCGACAACATGCCCCGCCTCCGCGCCGCCGACCTCTGCAGCGACCTGGAGGAGCTATTCAAAATCGATCAACTGCGAGCATTTTACTTCGAAGACGCCCCCGACCTACGCGGCCCGTTGGGCTGGTCGTGTTTGATGACGCGGCGCGGTGGGTGA
- a CDS encoding SDR family NAD(P)-dependent oxidoreductase gives MTGKLDGRIALITGAGRGIGRAIALDFAAQGAHVAAAARSQDQLDSLVKEITAAGGTATAFSADLFNRSAAAELVAEVKAKMGAVEILVNNAGIGSSAKPAPVAEFDDDFWDSTLQLNLTAPFLLCKAVLPDMVAAGWGRIITVASINSRIPSVHAAAYNASKHGVMGLARTVAVEYARAGITSNCICPGPVKTVMNNARVQYDAQRKGVDHDEYEAGLTPIGGRLVPEDISPLAVYLASDDAKMVTGQSYNVDGGIVMS, from the coding sequence ATGACCGGCAAACTCGACGGACGCATCGCACTCATCACCGGAGCAGGACGGGGAATCGGACGCGCCATCGCACTCGATTTTGCTGCTCAAGGCGCCCACGTCGCCGCCGCCGCCCGTTCACAAGACCAGCTCGACAGCCTCGTCAAAGAAATCACCGCTGCCGGGGGAACTGCGACAGCCTTCTCCGCAGATCTATTCAACCGCTCCGCCGCTGCGGAATTGGTCGCGGAGGTGAAGGCTAAAATGGGGGCAGTGGAAATCCTGGTGAACAATGCCGGCATCGGTAGCAGCGCCAAGCCCGCCCCGGTCGCTGAATTTGACGACGACTTTTGGGATAGCACGCTGCAGTTGAACCTCACCGCGCCGTTTCTGCTCTGCAAAGCGGTGTTGCCCGATATGGTCGCCGCTGGCTGGGGACGCATTATTACCGTCGCGTCGATCAATAGCCGCATCCCCAGTGTTCATGCCGCCGCCTACAACGCCAGCAAACATGGCGTGATGGGCCTGGCCCGTACGGTGGCCGTCGAATATGCCCGCGCGGGCATCACCTCGAATTGCATTTGCCCCGGCCCGGTCAAGACGGTGATGAACAACGCCCGTGTTCAATATGACGCTCAGCGCAAAGGTGTCGACCACGACGAATACGAAGCAGGGCTGACGCCGATCGGCGGACGGCTGGTCCCCGAAGACATTTCGCCGCTTGCGGTTTACTTGGCCAGCGACGATGCAAAAATGGTTACCGGACAATCCTATAACGTAGACGGCGGGATCGTGATGTCATGA
- a CDS encoding Gfo/Idh/MocA family oxidoreductase: MRMIRLGIVDFDSSHAVEFTKRFNHVGVDSDQCVDGARVVSGCPGTSTMSPERISPHSQQLQDYGVTLVDEPTDMIGEIDGVLVLSLCGDVHLERVRPFLTAGVPAYVDKPFSCSLSAAREIVRLADENSVSVFSASAMRFAEEVLEFQRRTADYGPVVGAVSYGPAYRMTGNPGLFHYGIHPTELLFAVMGPGCDEVTSLRTKTAEVVTGHWRDDRVGTLRGMLQGATRYGAIAFCERAVVPIHVSARYAYRNLCREIVRTFETGAAGLTTDVMLETVAFIEATLSSETADGRAVSLN; this comes from the coding sequence ATGCGCATGATCCGATTGGGAATCGTCGATTTCGATTCGTCCCACGCGGTTGAGTTCACGAAACGATTCAACCACGTGGGCGTGGACAGCGACCAATGCGTCGACGGTGCGCGCGTGGTGAGCGGCTGTCCCGGCACGTCGACGATGTCCCCGGAACGAATCTCGCCGCACTCCCAACAACTACAGGATTACGGCGTGACGCTCGTCGACGAGCCGACCGACATGATCGGCGAAATCGATGGCGTGCTGGTGCTCTCCTTGTGCGGCGACGTTCACTTAGAGCGGGTCCGTCCGTTCTTAACGGCGGGCGTTCCGGCTTATGTCGACAAACCCTTTTCGTGTTCGTTGTCAGCAGCTCGGGAAATCGTGCGTCTAGCGGACGAAAACAGCGTCTCGGTATTCAGCGCCTCTGCAATGCGGTTTGCGGAAGAGGTGTTGGAATTCCAGCGCCGCACCGCGGACTATGGTCCGGTTGTGGGGGCGGTGAGTTATGGCCCCGCCTACCGGATGACGGGCAATCCGGGGCTGTTTCATTACGGCATTCATCCTACGGAATTGTTGTTCGCCGTCATGGGGCCGGGTTGCGACGAAGTCACGAGTTTGCGTACGAAGACGGCCGAAGTGGTGACGGGGCATTGGCGCGATGATCGTGTGGGCACCCTGCGAGGAATGCTGCAAGGGGCGACACGGTATGGTGCGATTGCTTTTTGTGAACGGGCGGTGGTGCCGATTCATGTTTCCGCGCGCTATGCCTATCGAAATTTGTGCCGCGAAATCGTCCGCACTTTTGAAACCGGGGCTGCCGGACTGACCACGGATGTGATGTTGGAAACGGTGGCCTTCATCGAAGCCACATTAAGCAGCGAGACCGCCGACGGCCGTGCGGTTTCCTTGAATTAG
- the ppk1 gene encoding polyphosphate kinase 1 encodes MAVVDEQALTTAESLPRYVNRDVSWLEFNGRVLEEAEDETNPLLERVKFLSIVSSNLDEFMMVRVSGIRSQLSGAEQPVDETLDGSSPQYLFKRIHERNHELVGRQYACLQQAVLPAIAEHGIRLLGPEQLSKTQQQYVEDYFEQTVFPVLTPMAIDPSHPTPHLQNRGLYLAAMVQPVQRRRGGPKRLLSVVQIPTVLPRMVELPGVGSDFILLEQLVASRLDRLFGGSTINSWTTIRVTRDADLDIDGDEVMHDLSQAIEEGLRALKHRDPVRLEVTAGVDEKLVATVAEQMQLGPEEIYHVDGPLDLTALMSWQSLPGYDHLRDAAFTPRRPAEFPEDADVFAAIRKRDILMHHPYQSFGCVVDFLEQAAEDPNVLAIKQTLYRSGSESPIVRALMSAAETGKNVTAVVELKARFDERANVSWARQMERAGVHVVFGFLDLKTHCKTTLVVRREGNRLRRYVHLGTGNYNATTAKIYTDLGLFTCRQKFGEDVSALFNMLTGYSLGHPWKRLVIAPHDLQVKTLELIHRETKRASEGQPARIFGKLNSLVDGDVIEALYEASQAGVEIDLICRGSCCLVPGVPGLSDNIRVRSIIDRFLEHSRIYIFGADSNADVYLSSADWMPRNFRRRVEAMFPILEPTLKKRIIESIVPTLQADNVKAREMQPDGSYRRVKPGKGTPTMRSQVRFLEEIAAHEVDDDDV; translated from the coding sequence ATGGCTGTTGTTGATGAACAAGCACTAACCACCGCCGAATCCCTCCCTCGCTACGTCAATCGTGACGTCAGTTGGTTGGAATTTAACGGCCGCGTGCTCGAAGAAGCTGAGGATGAGACCAATCCGTTGTTGGAACGGGTGAAATTCCTGAGTATTGTCAGCAGTAACCTGGACGAATTCATGATGGTTCGCGTCTCGGGGATTCGCTCGCAATTGAGCGGTGCTGAGCAACCGGTCGACGAGACGCTGGATGGATCGTCGCCGCAGTATTTGTTCAAACGCATCCACGAGCGGAATCATGAGTTGGTCGGTCGGCAATATGCCTGTCTGCAACAAGCGGTGTTGCCGGCGATCGCCGAGCATGGCATTCGCCTGTTGGGACCGGAGCAGCTTTCCAAGACGCAACAACAATACGTCGAAGACTATTTCGAGCAAACGGTGTTCCCCGTGCTCACGCCGATGGCGATTGACCCCAGCCATCCCACGCCGCACCTGCAAAATCGCGGGCTGTATTTGGCAGCGATGGTCCAACCGGTGCAGCGACGTCGCGGAGGGCCCAAACGTCTCTTGTCCGTGGTGCAAATTCCCACCGTATTGCCGCGGATGGTCGAACTGCCGGGAGTGGGAAGCGATTTTATTCTGTTGGAGCAATTGGTCGCATCTCGCCTGGACCGGCTGTTCGGTGGCTCGACCATTAACTCTTGGACCACCATTCGTGTGACGCGCGACGCGGATCTCGACATCGATGGCGACGAGGTGATGCACGATTTGTCGCAGGCGATTGAAGAAGGTCTGCGGGCGTTGAAACATCGCGATCCCGTCCGCTTGGAAGTCACTGCGGGAGTTGATGAAAAACTGGTAGCCACGGTCGCGGAGCAAATGCAGTTGGGCCCGGAAGAGATCTATCATGTGGATGGCCCATTGGATTTGACGGCGCTCATGTCTTGGCAAAGTTTGCCGGGATACGATCATTTGCGCGATGCCGCATTCACGCCGCGACGACCGGCGGAATTCCCGGAGGATGCGGATGTCTTTGCTGCCATTCGGAAACGGGATATTCTCATGCACCATCCCTATCAGTCCTTCGGCTGCGTCGTTGATTTTCTCGAACAGGCGGCCGAAGATCCCAACGTATTGGCCATCAAACAGACATTGTACCGGTCAGGGAGTGAAAGCCCGATCGTGCGGGCGTTGATGAGCGCGGCTGAGACCGGTAAGAACGTCACAGCCGTTGTGGAGCTTAAGGCGCGTTTCGACGAGCGGGCCAATGTGAGCTGGGCGCGGCAAATGGAGCGTGCCGGTGTGCACGTCGTGTTTGGATTTCTGGATCTGAAAACGCACTGCAAAACGACTCTCGTCGTCCGTCGCGAAGGAAACCGATTGCGGCGGTACGTGCACTTGGGAACGGGCAACTACAACGCCACGACAGCAAAGATCTATACCGACTTGGGCCTGTTTACGTGCCGGCAAAAATTCGGCGAAGATGTGAGCGCCCTGTTCAACATGCTCACCGGGTATTCATTGGGACACCCGTGGAAGCGACTAGTTATCGCCCCGCACGACCTGCAAGTCAAAACCTTGGAGCTGATTCACCGAGAAACAAAGCGAGCGTCCGAAGGGCAACCGGCGCGGATCTTCGGCAAGCTCAATTCGCTGGTCGATGGCGACGTCATTGAAGCGCTGTACGAGGCGTCTCAAGCCGGCGTGGAGATCGATCTGATTTGTCGCGGCAGTTGTTGTTTGGTCCCCGGAGTTCCCGGGCTGTCGGACAATATTCGCGTGCGGAGCATCATTGACCGCTTCTTAGAGCACAGCCGGATTTACATCTTTGGCGCGGATTCAAATGCCGATGTGTACCTCTCCAGTGCCGATTGGATGCCGCGTAACTTCCGCCGCCGCGTGGAAGCCATGTTCCCGATTCTCGAACCGACGCTCAAAAAACGAATCATCGAGTCCATCGTCCCCACGCTGCAAGCTGACAACGTCAAAGCCCGTGAGATGCAGCCCGACGGGTCGTACCGCCGCGTCAAACCCGGCAAAGGGACGCCAACCATGCGGTCACAAGTTCGGTTCCTGGAAGAAATCGCCGCCCACGAAGTGGATGACGACGACGTCTAA